Proteins encoded by one window of Branchiostoma floridae strain S238N-H82 chromosome 6, Bfl_VNyyK, whole genome shotgun sequence:
- the LOC118418709 gene encoding uncharacterized protein LOC118418709, whose translation MITTVMCKMLLTKITISVHFILLLVLQCSAQNTTSPNSVTNSTTRVTMVNATQQSTPRFININTSISNWAKAGIAIGLALGVVLIAGIVAGSCHCWLRKQKGSNLVPSKDEEEVEEEVRIAE comes from the exons ATGATCACAACTGTAATGTGTAAAATGCTGCTAACCAAGATCACTATCAGCGTACATTTCATCTTGTTGCTGGTACTGCAGTGTTCAG CTCAGAACACGACATCGCCAAATTCAGTAACAAACTCTACTACGAGGGTTACTATGGTCAATGCTACGCAACAGAGCACAC CTCGGttcattaatatcaatactTCCATCAGTAACTGGGCGAAGGCTGGCATTGCTATCGGCCTGGCCCTTGGGGTTGTTCTGATCGCTGGGATCGTGGCTGGCAGCTGCCATTGTTGGTTAAGGAAGCAAAAAGGAAGC AACTTGGTACCCAGCAAAGACgaagaagaagtagaagaagaGGTTCGCATCGCTGAATGA
- the LOC118418707 gene encoding kin of IRRE-like protein 1 — protein MYVTLLLALLLALVTPEIEGQEARYTEVPRETTVVEGDNVTLNCSVENITNDTSVKWFGPPNYHFRTEGRNSGHPRYTIVGDPSEGEYNLHITNASKSDNGRFRCWVREVRQDPAEATLTVKDRMTSAASSLQGFYLNFPVIILAMQCFAKAYVVN, from the exons ATGTACGTGACACTGCTGTTAGCGCTTCTGTTGGCACTTGTTACACCAG AGATTGAGGGGCAAGAAGCCCGGTACACCGAGGTCCCCAGAGAGACCACTGTCGTGGAGGGGGACAACGTTACATTAAACTGTAGCGTCGAGAATATCACAAACGACACGTCAGTCAAGTGGTTCGGTCCGCCAAATTACCACTTCAGGACAGAGGGCAGAAACTCTGGACACCCCAG ATACACGATTGTCGGGGACCCGTCTGAAGGTGAGTACAACCTTCACATCACTAACGCCAGCAAGTCGGACAATGGGCGGTTTCGGTGTTGGGTACGGGAGGTGCGACAGGACCCTGCCGAGGCCACCCTGACCGTTAAGGACAGGATGACAAGCGCTGCCTCAAGCCTACAAGGTTTCTATCTGAATTTTCCGGTCATCATATTGGCTATGCAGTGCTTCGCTAAAGCATACGTTGTGAATTAA